One genomic region from Neoarius graeffei isolate fNeoGra1 chromosome 4, fNeoGra1.pri, whole genome shotgun sequence encodes:
- the LOC132884967 gene encoding uncharacterized protein LOC132884967, with protein MRPCAFLSKTLDAVAQGLPGCLRAVAACALMVTDAEKLVLLHPLILHTSHDVVYILRNLSTQHLSAQRRSGYEFILLATEHLTVKPSSSFDSVAHALQRLLNSQDDDVAFDSHDCLSNIVFETSIRPDLHSTPLSTGDSLFVDGSCSRPADGVFLCGYSVCRLPDEIVEAHSLPFSSAQAAELYALTRACILAQDTDVTIYTDSRYAFGVAHDFGRIWASRGFTTADESCCDNS; from the exons atgcgaccttgcgcgtttctgtctaaaactcttgacgctgtggcacaagggcttcctggctgtcttagggctgttgctgcgtgtgctctcatggtcacggacgctgaaaaacttgttttgttgcatccgctcattttacacacttcacatgacgtcgtgtacattctgcggaatcttagcactcagcatttgtctgctcagcgtcgctctggctatgagtttattcttttggccacagagcatctcactgttaagccctcctcgtcgtttgattctgtcgcccacgctcttcagcgtcttcttaactcacaggatgacgatgttgcgtttgactcacatgactgtctttctaatatcgtttttgagactagcatccgcccagacttacactccacccctctttccacaggcgattctctttttgtagatggttcctgttcccgccctgcggatggtgtgttcctgtgtggttactctgtttgtcgcctccctgatgaaattgttgaagctcattctttgcctttttcttctgctcaggctgcggagctctatgctttgactcgtgcgtgtattttggctcaagacacagacgttactatttacaccgactcacgctacgctttcggcgtggcgcacgacttcggccgcatttgggcgtctcgggggtttacgacagccgacg aaagttgctgtgacaatagctga